CGCGGGACAGGAGCAGGGCCAGGCTTTCGGGGGTGGTGACCAGCGCGGTGGGAAGGCGCGTGCGCTGGCGGGAACGGACGGCCGCGGAGGTGTCGCCCGTGCGCGACTCCAAGGTCCACGAGAGTTCGAGGTCCGCCAGCGGCGCGCGCAGGGCGGCCTCGGTGTCGGCGGCAAGGGCGCGCAGGGGGGTGATCCACAGGATGCGCAGCGGCGGCGCTTTGGCTCCCGTGGCCGATCCCTCGGCGAGGGACTCGAGCACGGCGCCCATCCACGCCGCGTACGTCTTGCCCGTTCCCGTCGCCGCGTGGATCAGCCCGCTCTCGCCATCCAGGTACGCGCTCCACACCTCGCGCTGAAACGCGAACGGCTCCCAACCCCGCGAGGCGAACCAGCGCTCGGCGGGCTCGATCCGTGGGTCGGAAGTCGTGTCAGGGCGGCGGATGCGGATCATGGAACGGATCCCCAATCAACATCCGCGCCCGAACGTCGGTGCCGTCAGACGGATGTGATTTCAGCACCCCGCGCAGGACGGCATCGGTCAGGGCGGCGGGATCAGGCTGCTGTGCGACGCCACCAGCTGCCACCGCCCATCGCGAAAGTGCCAAACCTCCGTGTACCGGGCCGTGCGCGTGTACGGACCCGTGTCGTCGCTCCCCGAGGTCTCCAGCCGAAAGGTGGCGACCGCCACGTCGCCGTACGGCTGCACGCGAAGCTCCGTCACGCGGTCCGCCCCGCCGCCCGTGGAGGATAGGATGCCGGCCATCTCCTGTGCCTTGGTGGTCACGCGTCCCGTCCGGCCGGTGGTCGCGACCAGTTCGTCAGCCAGGTGCCGCTGGAACCAGGCGGTGTCCTTCTGCTGTACGGCGCGAGCCCACTCCACCTCTTCCAGCCGCCGCACCTCTCGTTCGGCTTCGGCGGGTGATTTTCCCGTCACGGCGGGCTGCACCGCGGCCGGCGCGCAGGAGGGGAGCATGGCAAGCATCACCACGCCGAACGCTTTCCAGAAGGCGCCGCTCACGGCACAGATGGGCGCGCTCCCCGCTTTCAGCCGGCGCACGAACGGGTGCTGGCGAGGGTGGCAGAAGATGTTCATCGAATGCGGCGGGACGGGGGGATGGCCGGGCGGTACCTGCCCTTGCGGATGAACGCGCAGAACCGCGCGAATCACTGCCATCGGATTGGGCGGGCCGAGCACAACCGGGTCAGACCGTCTCGATCCCGAGCAGTCGGCGGGTGCTGTCGCGAAGGCCGGCGTCCCAGCGGGCGGACTGGCGATCCTCCAGGGCCAGGTCGTCATCGGAAAGCATCGCGTACGCGTTCCACCCGCCGATCAACAGGAGCAGAACGACCATCCCGATCCCTTCCGCGGCGTCGGGAAAAAAACCGAAGATCACCTTCGTAACGGCCAGCAGCACCAGCGTGGTCCTGATCCCCGGCGCGTAGCTCCGCAGCTCGGCCAATGGCTCGGAGGCCCGTACGCCATGCCATTCCGCCTCCGCGGCGAAGGCGCGGATCAGGCGGTACATCTCGTCCGTGGGCGGCGCCTGGCGCAGCGTCATCGCCGCGCCGCTGGTGCCCACCACGCGCAGGTACGCGCTGTCCAGGCTCTCGGAATCGCGATACGAGGCGATGCCGTCCCACCGGATCAGCGTGGTCACCTCGCCGCCATGCGCGCGAAGCATCCGCTGGCTGATGCCCCGCTCGTCCACGACGAATTCCGCCATCGGCCGGGCGAGCCTGCGGTACAGCGCCCGCGCGCCCGCCGCGCCGGCGACGAGGACGCATCCGCCCGCGATCACCAGGCTGGACGCGTCCGTCGTCCAGCCGATGAACATCCCGATCAGGGACAGGAGCGCCAGCATGATCCAGGCGGCGGCGACCGTCACCGCGACGTCCCCGTCCACCGTGCGGAGGGTGATGCGGGCGTGGGGAGCCTCACGCGGCGCCTCGTCCAGACCCGCGACGACCGGCAGGTGCGCCGGTTCCAGGTCCGTCCCGAACAATGCCCACGGATCGGGCGTGCGGGTCTGCGCTTGGGCGACGTGCATTATCGCCTGATGGCCAGGATCCGGGGCTCGCGCGCTCCGCGACGGACGGCGGAGGTCGTGCAGGCAAATACGGACCGCTGGCCGCGAAGATTCAGCCGAACGTCAGCCGTCGCGGCGGACCGACACACCGTACATCAGGGGGAGGTCCGGATAGCCCTCCGGCATCCGGAAGCGGCGGCCCGGCTCGGCGCGCATTCCGGGGAAGGGAGCCCATCCGTTGCTGTACATCCACTCGCGCAGCACCTCGATGCGCAGCCCCGCGCCGATCAGCGCCTGGACGATCTCCGCCACGCCCCACTGGAAGTCGTACGAGCGATGCGGATTGTGGAAGTCCTTCACGCCTTCCGTGCGCTCGCCCGCGATCAGACCGTCGCCGGAAACAGCGACGTAGTCACCCACGCCTTCTTCGGTTTCGATGGGCTCGCGGCTGGAGTAGGGAAAGCGCAGGCGCAGGTCTTCGTCGTACATCGTGGCGGCGGGATGGAACTCCACCAGCACGAACCGCCCACCCGGGGCCAGGATGCCCGCGATTCCGCGCGCCCACGCATCCAGGTCCGTCAGCCAGCACACGGCGCCGTACGACGAGAAGGCCAGGTCGAAGCGCCGCCCGCCGCGCGCCGCCTCGGCCAGCCAGGCATAGACGTCGGCACGCTCGAAGGTGGCGGGAACGCCGCTCTCGGCCGAGAGGCGCCGCGCGAAGTCGATCGCCTCGTCGCTGATGTCCACGCCGGTGGCCACGGCGCCCAGCCGCGCCAGGCTGAGTGTGTCCTGCCCCGCGTTGCACTGCAGGTGCACCAGCGTTCGGCCGGCGAGCGGACCCAGCAGCTCCAGCTCTTCGGGAAAGAGCGTGCTGCCGCCGCCGCGGAGGAACGCGGCCTGGTCGCCCTTGTGGCTGTTGTGCGCCACCGTGGCCGCGTTCCACGACAGGCGGTTGGCTTCGTGAAGATCGGTGCGAACGGATTCCGACATGGGGCAGACGCCGTCAGGCGGGGATGGATGCGGCCGTGGCCACGTCCGCGGCGGCGACGGAGATGCGGAACTCGCCCTGCGCCAGCGAGCGGATGTTCGCGGCTACGTCGGTACTCTCC
This Longimicrobium sp. DNA region includes the following protein-coding sequences:
- a CDS encoding nuclear transport factor 2 family protein; the protein is MNIFCHPRQHPFVRRLKAGSAPICAVSGAFWKAFGVVMLAMLPSCAPAAVQPAVTGKSPAEAEREVRRLEEVEWARAVQQKDTAWFQRHLADELVATTGRTGRVTTKAQEMAGILSSTGGGADRVTELRVQPYGDVAVATFRLETSGSDDTGPYTRTARYTEVWHFRDGRWQLVASHSSLIPPP
- a CDS encoding class I SAM-dependent methyltransferase, with the translated sequence MSESVRTDLHEANRLSWNAATVAHNSHKGDQAAFLRGGGSTLFPEELELLGPLAGRTLVHLQCNAGQDTLSLARLGAVATGVDISDEAIDFARRLSAESGVPATFERADVYAWLAEAARGGRRFDLAFSSYGAVCWLTDLDAWARGIAGILAPGGRFVLVEFHPAATMYDEDLRLRFPYSSREPIETEEGVGDYVAVSGDGLIAGERTEGVKDFHNPHRSYDFQWGVAEIVQALIGAGLRIEVLREWMYSNGWAPFPGMRAEPGRRFRMPEGYPDLPLMYGVSVRRDG